In Candidatus Abawacabacteria bacterium, a single genomic region encodes these proteins:
- a CDS encoding S-layer homology domain-containing protein has product MKSFFWWMRIMVSILLFIGSFHQGLALTFTIPTPQLQIPTLSLGPNVIATYPANNERVLSSVAEEPYTPLPRVTVLFSEPIAALTTVKNAVNITFVEDGISMSRDFFTAEILANALYIESTRWYVDAEFSITIDGSQIKSVKSGTMMGSNYSWHFKTDKTRYTNPPDRDESERVPEWNIAKQALTPTVQITNNSDGIATYRISLTPYGVTSARTITIKDVLPPGFSFDSIVGGNVTNGSTVQAEGGNPVTFSITGSIRGGDTFYFDYRVKANGQMSNGTAIVPTGTYHNLAYVKGYFTPEVTAAAAYGNNNFFSSATDSRDDDDNVIITRRTTILPTPTTNSPTPQISPLPTSLVPPTTAASSLPSNATNTLTPPPVDVLTCLQINGANEISFSDVANNERETPYINFLNTTVFANNPTLRVVKGYENQQFGPNNTLTRFELTKIALGANCIDYKVDPTPNNYFSDVPTDNSDMSLIIGKAYAEGVVQGIGNKFYPNRPVTYGEMVKILIGAGIYFSHGIAVNSLTSSTTGITDEAFRPYVEHAARMNLVNFGENNLFPQNDLVLRKFMAQAGAKYIIWLKKLPQF; this is encoded by the coding sequence ATGAAATCATTTTTCTGGTGGATGCGAATTATGGTTAGTATTTTGTTATTCATTGGCTCATTTCACCAAGGTCTAGCTCTAACATTCACCATTCCCACCCCTCAGTTACAAATTCCCACCTTGTCACTGGGACCCAATGTAATAGCCACTTATCCAGCTAATAATGAGCGCGTGCTTTCTTCAGTAGCAGAAGAGCCTTACACTCCGTTACCCAGAGTAACAGTACTATTTAGTGAGCCAATCGCAGCTCTCACCACAGTAAAAAATGCGGTAAATATTACTTTTGTCGAAGATGGCATTAGTATGTCGCGGGACTTCTTTACCGCGGAGATATTGGCTAATGCTCTTTATATTGAATCTACTCGTTGGTATGTAGATGCTGAGTTCAGTATCACCATTGACGGCTCACAAATAAAAAGTGTCAAAAGTGGCACGATGATGGGCAGCAATTATAGCTGGCATTTCAAAACTGATAAGACTCGCTATACCAATCCACCAGACCGAGATGAAAGTGAACGAGTACCAGAATGGAACATAGCCAAGCAAGCACTTACGCCCACAGTACAGATTACTAATAATAGTGATGGCATCGCTACGTATCGTATTTCACTTACTCCTTATGGCGTAACCTCAGCACGTACTATTACTATCAAAGATGTTTTACCACCTGGTTTCAGTTTCGATAGCATAGTAGGAGGCAATGTAACTAACGGTAGTACTGTACAAGCTGAAGGTGGCAATCCAGTCACATTTTCTATTACAGGCAGTATCAGAGGGGGCGATACTTTCTACTTTGACTATCGCGTGAAAGCCAATGGTCAGATGAGCAACGGTACTGCCATAGTTCCCACAGGAACATATCACAATCTTGCTTATGTAAAAGGTTACTTCACACCTGAAGTAACAGCTGCTGCTGCATATGGTAATAATAATTTTTTCTCCAGTGCTACCGATAGCAGAGACGATGATGACAATGTAATTATCACTCGTCGTACCACAATATTACCCACCCCGACCACAAACTCCCCCACCCCCCAAATCAGTCCACTTCCCACTTCTCTTGTCCCTCCAACCACAGCAGCAAGTAGTCTCCCTAGCAATGCGACTAATACATTAACACCACCACCGGTCGATGTATTAACTTGTTTACAGATTAATGGCGCAAATGAAATTTCTTTTTCCGATGTGGCAAATAATGAGCGCGAAACACCTTATATCAATTTTTTGAACACCACAGTATTTGCTAATAATCCCACCCTACGTGTAGTGAAAGGTTATGAAAATCAACAATTTGGCCCCAATAATACACTTACTCGTTTTGAATTGACTAAAATCGCTCTAGGTGCAAATTGTATCGATTATAAAGTCGATCCAACACCCAACAATTATTTTTCCGATGTTCCCACTGACAATTCAGACATGTCTTTAATTATCGGCAAGGCCTACGCTGAGGGTGTGGTACAAGGAATTGGCAACAAGTTTTATCCCAATCGCCCGGTAACTTATGGCGAAATGGTGAAAATCTTGATTGGTGCTGGTATTTATTTTTCCCATGGCATAGCAGTTAATTCTTTAACCAGTTCAACCACCGGCATTACCGATGAAGCCTTCCGCCCATATGTAGAGCACGCCGCTCGAATGAATTTAGTGAATTTCGGAGAAAACAATTTATTCCCTCAAAATGACTTAGTATTACGGAAGTTCATGGCCCAAGCTGGAGCAAAATACATTATATGGCTAAAGAAGCTACCCCAATTCTGA